From a single Brettanomyces bruxellensis chromosome 7, complete sequence genomic region:
- a CDS encoding uncharacterized protein (BUSCO:EOG09264ZDJ) encodes MTEIVLEDSGYLCAQPGQKSLLIADEKKQANFELGVSMIIYRWETLQTAVDNLWGGPNSADKRDWMTGIIVDSFKENNEIDIIYIHELLFNAMQDEFGVVVEDESTVVVGQRVVQAYKECLAGNFDNVKHMYEHWKETQSRRQSEKKVVNVAADPLNPDTSDEEEEEDNDNIPELVEKEDPDAMDVDEGPKHRHEPEVDDDGFTVVHRRHH; translated from the coding sequence ATGACAGAAATTGTGCTTGAGGATTCAGGATATTTGTGTGCACAGCCAGGCCAGAAGTCGTTGCTAAttgcagatgaaaagaagcaagcCAATTTTGAACTTGGTGTGTCTATGATTATCTACAGATGGGAAACATTACAAACAGCAGTGGATAATCTATGGGGAGGGCCAAACTCTGCGGACAAGAGAGATTGGATGACGGGGATTATAGTGGATTCGTTCAAggagaataatgaaatcGATATAATATACATTCATGAACTGCTATTTAATGCGATGCAGGATGAGTTTGGTGTGGTAGTTGAGGACGAATCGACAGTTGTTGTTGGGCAAAGAGTCGTTCAAGCATACAAAGAATGTCTTGCCGGAAACTTTGATAACGTCAAACACATGTATGAGCACTGGAAAGAGACTCAAAGTAGGAGACAAAGTGAGAAGAAGGTTGTGAACGTGGCCGCAGATCCACTCAATCCTGATACTAgtgatgaggaagaagaagaagataatgataatattcCGGAGCTTGTGGAGAAGGAGGATCCAGATGCCATGGATGTGGATGAGGGACCAAAACATAGGCATGAACCggaagttgatgatgatggatTTACAGTTGTGCATAGGAGACATCATTAG